A part of Deltaproteobacteria bacterium genomic DNA contains:
- a CDS encoding DEAD/DEAH box helicase, whose amino-acid sequence MNFDHLNLIAPLLGAVAAQGYTAPTPIQIAAIPPVLAGRDVWACAQTGTGKTAAFALPILQRLHGKPHPARPRGPRPIRVLILVPTRELATQITDSFTAYGAGMPVRSATIFGGVSQHAQVRALTAGVDIVAATPGRLLDLMGQGVVRLNEVEILVLDEADRMLDMGFITPIRKIAQALPKVRQTLMFSATMPPAIRELANTLLVNPECVAVTPPATTVDRIRQSVYLVEKPEKIRLLLRVLDGTDVTRALVFTRTKHGADKVVKHLSRHAIAAGAIHGNKSQSQRENALRAFKSGAARVLVATDIAARGLDIDEVSHVVNYDLPMDAESYVHRIGRTARAGASGIALSFCDSEERTTLRSIEKLIQKRLPLENAAHLPAMRMAPPEPAAIAQAARSK is encoded by the coding sequence ATGAATTTCGACCATCTGAACCTGATCGCTCCCCTGCTTGGCGCTGTCGCCGCGCAGGGCTACACCGCGCCGACGCCCATCCAGATCGCGGCGATTCCCCCCGTGCTCGCTGGCCGCGATGTCTGGGCGTGCGCGCAAACCGGCACCGGCAAGACCGCCGCGTTCGCCCTGCCGATCCTCCAGCGGCTCCACGGCAAGCCGCATCCCGCACGGCCGCGCGGCCCGCGCCCGATCCGCGTGCTGATCCTCGTGCCCACGCGCGAGCTCGCCACGCAGATCACCGACAGCTTCACCGCCTACGGCGCGGGCATGCCGGTGCGCAGCGCCACCATCTTCGGCGGCGTCAGCCAGCATGCGCAGGTCCGCGCGCTGACCGCCGGCGTCGATATCGTCGCCGCCACGCCGGGGCGACTGCTCGACCTCATGGGTCAGGGCGTCGTGCGTCTGAACGAGGTCGAGATCCTCGTGCTCGACGAGGCCGACCGGATGCTCGACATGGGCTTCATCACGCCGATCCGCAAGATCGCGCAGGCGTTGCCCAAGGTGCGTCAGACGCTGATGTTCTCCGCCACCATGCCGCCCGCGATCCGAGAGCTGGCGAACACGTTGCTCGTCAATCCGGAGTGCGTGGCCGTCACGCCGCCGGCCACGACCGTCGATCGCATCCGCCAGTCGGTCTATCTGGTGGAAAAGCCCGAAAAGATCCGCCTGCTGCTGCGCGTGCTGGACGGAACCGACGTGACGCGGGCGCTGGTGTTCACCCGCACCAAGCACGGTGCGGACAAGGTGGTGAAGCACCTGTCGCGCCACGCCATCGCGGCGGGCGCGATTCACGGCAACAAGTCGCAGAGCCAGCGGGAAAACGCGCTGCGCGCGTTCAAGAGCGGCGCGGCCCGCGTGCTCGTGGCGACCGATATCGCCGCGCGCGGACTGGACATCGACGAGGTGAGCCACGTCGTCAACTACGACCTGCCGATGGACGCCGAGTCCTACGTCCATCGCATCGGGCGCACCGCGCGCGCCGGGGCGTCGGGCATCGCGTTGTCGTTTTGCGATTCCGAGGAACGCACCACGCTGCGCTCGATCGAAAAGCTGATCCAAAAGCGCCTGCCGCTCGAAAACGCCGCGCACCTTCCCGCGATGCGCATGGCGCCCCCCGAGCCGGCGGCCATCGCCCAGGCCGCGCGGTCAAAGTAA
- a CDS encoding histone deacetylase, which translates to MARTGIVRHPLYIEHDMGAFHPETPRRLTSIYAMLETPEMVGRFTEIEPRKSGFSDLVRVHDPGYIRTVAATKGRTVSLDPDTSTCPASYDAAVLAAGGTLAAIDAVMYGRVRNAFCLHRPPGHHAERDRAMGFCFFNNVAVGATHAIETHELERVLIVDPDLHHGNGTQHSFYHQRNVLYMSTHQYPFYPGTGHFREVGDGEGRGFTVNVPLDFGYGDGDFERVFDELLMPIARAYKPELVLMSAGYDTHVDDPLGAMRVTAHGYGIMFDRLLRLADECCEGRFVAVLEGGYHLEGLTESVRTSLNVMDAEPDARGEWTAEPLRHDAVDAVIRTVRQTHAPYWPGL; encoded by the coding sequence ATGGCCCGCACCGGCATCGTCCGGCACCCGCTATATATTGAGCACGACATGGGGGCCTTCCATCCCGAGACGCCGCGGCGGCTGACGTCGATCTACGCCATGCTCGAAACCCCCGAAATGGTCGGGCGATTCACCGAAATCGAGCCGCGAAAGTCCGGCTTTTCCGACCTCGTGCGCGTCCATGACCCCGGCTACATCCGGACCGTCGCCGCGACGAAGGGGCGTACGGTCTCGCTCGATCCCGACACCTCGACCTGCCCCGCCAGCTATGACGCCGCCGTGCTCGCCGCGGGCGGCACGCTCGCCGCGATCGACGCGGTCATGTACGGGCGCGTGCGCAACGCGTTTTGCCTGCACCGCCCACCCGGCCATCACGCCGAACGCGACCGCGCCATGGGCTTTTGCTTCTTCAACAACGTCGCCGTCGGCGCGACGCACGCCATCGAGACGCACGAGCTCGAACGCGTGCTCATCGTCGATCCCGATCTGCACCACGGCAACGGCACGCAGCACTCGTTTTATCACCAGCGCAACGTGCTCTACATGAGCACGCACCAATATCCGTTTTACCCGGGCACGGGTCACTTTCGCGAGGTCGGCGACGGCGAGGGCCGCGGCTTCACGGTCAACGTGCCGCTCGACTTCGGCTATGGCGACGGCGACTTCGAGCGCGTCTTCGACGAACTGCTCATGCCCATCGCGCGGGCCTACAAGCCCGAGCTTGTGCTCATGTCCGCGGGATACGACACGCACGTGGACGACCCGCTCGGCGCCATGCGCGTGACCGCGCACGGGTACGGCATCATGTTCGACCGGCTGCTGCGTCTCGCGGACGAATGCTGCGAGGGCCGTTTCGTGGCCGTGCTCGAGGGAGGCTACCATCTGGAGGGATTGACGGAATCGGTGCGCACGAGCCTCAACGTGATGGACGCGGAGCCCGACGCGCGCGGCGAATGGACCGCCGAGCCGCTGCGCCACGATGCCGTCGACGCCGTGATCCGCACGGTGCGCCAGACGCACGCCCCCTACTGGCCGGGGCTGTGA
- a CDS encoding polyprenyl synthetase family protein — translation MTDASQTLAQYLTVQGERVNAQLRRVMEDRCGDFPRLEEAMRYSLFAGGKRLRPILAITACRACGGDDALVLPFAAALEMIHTFSLIHDDLPAMDDDDFRRSRPTNHKVFGEAQAILAGDALLSEAFRVMADTALYPAVSPATGLAVMREVADAAGVCGMVGGQSLDLLSENRDIEPEVLDLVHRCKTARFIAASAVVGGLVANASADRIAALRAYGEKIGLAFQIVDDCLNASGDTATTGKSVGGDAKHGKATYPAHYGLEESRARARARADEAIAALGVFGEEADRLREIARFIVDRDR, via the coding sequence ATGACCGACGCGTCCCAGACACTCGCGCAATATCTGACCGTGCAGGGCGAGCGCGTGAACGCGCAGCTTCGTCGCGTCATGGAAGATCGTTGCGGCGATTTCCCCCGGCTCGAAGAGGCGATGCGCTACTCGCTCTTCGCGGGCGGCAAGCGCCTGCGTCCGATCCTCGCGATCACCGCGTGCCGTGCCTGCGGCGGCGACGACGCGCTCGTACTGCCCTTCGCGGCGGCGCTCGAAATGATCCACACGTTCAGCCTGATTCACGACGACCTGCCCGCGATGGACGACGACGACTTCCGGCGCAGCCGCCCGACCAACCACAAAGTCTTCGGCGAGGCGCAGGCGATCCTCGCCGGCGACGCGCTGCTGTCCGAGGCGTTCCGCGTCATGGCCGACACAGCGCTCTACCCTGCGGTATCCCCGGCCACGGGTCTGGCGGTGATGCGCGAGGTCGCCGACGCGGCGGGCGTGTGCGGCATGGTCGGCGGGCAGAGCCTCGACCTGCTCTCGGAAAACCGCGATATCGAACCCGAGGTGCTCGACCTCGTGCACCGGTGCAAGACGGCGCGGTTCATCGCGGCGTCGGCGGTGGTGGGTGGCCTCGTGGCGAACGCGTCCGCGGATCGAATCGCCGCGCTGCGCGCGTACGGCGAGAAGATCGGACTCGCATTCCAGATCGTGGACGACTGTCTGAACGCCTCGGGCGACACCGCGACGACCGGAAAATCGGTGGGCGGCGACGCCAAGCACGGCAAGGCGACCTACCCCGCGCATTACGGCCTTGAAGAGAGCCGCGCCCGCGCCCGCGCCCGCGCCGACGAAGCCATCGCGGCGCTGGGTGTTTTCGGCGAAGAGGCCGACCGCCTTCGCGAGATCGCGCGCTTCATCGTCGACCGCGACCGCTAA
- a CDS encoding PAS domain S-box protein encodes MKGLVRAMFRGVGFRVAALYFLFGVIWILMSDRVLSFFVRDATALTVAQSYKGIAYVLITTALLFVAINRFLSRASRAETALSRGEHQLMTILDQAGAIVFVKDREGRHLVANLRLREILRLPIEAIIHRTSREIMPGSAAEMESNDRSVIEAGAAMTFQEWVDAPGGRRWYHVTKIPIFDDDGLVQSLVGIAVDITEQRNAEEELRRTRAFLDRLVSVLPSFLYIYDVNSDTFVFASDGLAGVTGYTYDELAALGRDALGTLVHPDDLEGRREDFRRFRDAGDSITSLQECRIRRKNGEEIWVADHIGVYERDDDGRVRLVAGSVMDIGERVRQAEEKAKLEQQLAQSQKMEAIGLLAGGVAHDFNNLLTAILGYTDFIIAGLSDRDPLADDAREIRAAAERAASLTQQLLAFSRRQIISPRVVSVNAMLAESRRMLARVIGEDVELIHDLDPAGGHVRIDPHQFDQLLMNLAVNARDAMPGGGKLIFETSTAVLDDEFCQARENIQPGNYVVVSVSDTGRGMDRETRERIFEPFFTTKERGKGTGLGLSTVYGIVRQNAGAITVYSEPGIGTTFRIYLPATDAGAEATAELTPVIDAPGQGTILLVEDEDLVRRFTVRSLAAAGYEVIEAAQADEALSAFRDAAGSVDLLVTDVVMPRVSGAELCRRLRAEKPDLPVLFISGYTADAIVHHGVLDADVNFLQKPFTARQIARRVREILDVRSASPTD; translated from the coding sequence GTGAAGGGACTCGTTCGCGCGATGTTTCGCGGGGTCGGTTTTCGGGTCGCGGCCCTGTATTTTCTGTTCGGCGTGATCTGGATTCTCATGTCCGATCGCGTGTTGTCCTTTTTTGTCCGCGACGCGACCGCGCTCACCGTCGCACAGTCTTACAAGGGCATCGCCTACGTCCTCATCACGACCGCGTTGCTCTTCGTCGCGATCAACCGCTTTCTCTCGCGGGCGTCGCGCGCCGAAACCGCGCTTTCGCGCGGCGAACACCAGTTGATGACGATTCTCGATCAGGCCGGGGCGATCGTCTTCGTCAAGGACCGCGAGGGGCGGCACCTCGTCGCGAACCTGCGGCTGCGCGAGATTCTGCGCCTGCCGATCGAGGCGATCATTCACCGCACGTCACGCGAGATCATGCCCGGCAGCGCGGCCGAGATGGAATCGAACGACCGGAGCGTCATCGAAGCGGGCGCGGCGATGACATTTCAGGAGTGGGTCGATGCGCCGGGCGGGCGACGTTGGTATCACGTCACCAAGATCCCGATTTTCGACGACGACGGCCTCGTCCAGTCGCTCGTCGGCATCGCCGTCGACATCACCGAACAGCGAAACGCCGAGGAAGAGCTGCGGCGGACGCGCGCGTTTCTCGACCGGCTCGTCAGCGTTCTGCCGAGTTTTCTCTACATTTACGACGTGAACTCGGATACGTTCGTGTTTGCGAGCGACGGTCTCGCCGGCGTCACGGGGTACACCTATGACGAGCTCGCCGCGTTGGGGCGCGACGCGCTGGGCACGCTCGTGCACCCGGACGATCTCGAAGGACGACGTGAGGACTTTCGGCGTTTCCGCGACGCCGGCGACAGCATCACGTCGCTTCAAGAATGCCGAATCCGCAGAAAGAACGGCGAGGAAATCTGGGTAGCCGACCACATCGGCGTGTACGAGCGCGACGACGACGGGCGGGTCCGGCTCGTCGCCGGTTCCGTCATGGACATCGGAGAGCGCGTCCGACAGGCCGAGGAAAAGGCGAAACTCGAGCAGCAGCTCGCGCAGTCGCAGAAGATGGAGGCGATCGGGCTGCTCGCGGGCGGCGTCGCTCACGACTTCAACAATCTGCTCACGGCGATTCTCGGTTACACCGACTTCATCATCGCCGGGCTCTCCGATCGCGATCCGCTGGCGGACGACGCCCGTGAGATCCGCGCCGCGGCCGAGCGCGCGGCTTCACTCACGCAGCAACTGCTCGCCTTCTCGCGCCGCCAGATCATCTCGCCGCGCGTGGTGAGCGTGAACGCCATGCTCGCCGAATCACGCCGGATGCTCGCGCGGGTGATCGGGGAGGACGTCGAGCTGATTCACGATCTCGATCCCGCGGGCGGACACGTACGCATCGATCCCCACCAGTTCGATCAATTGCTCATGAACCTCGCCGTCAACGCCCGCGACGCCATGCCCGGCGGCGGCAAACTCATCTTCGAGACCTCGACCGCCGTACTCGACGACGAATTCTGCCAAGCGCGCGAAAACATCCAGCCCGGCAATTACGTCGTCGTTTCGGTCAGCGACACCGGCCGGGGCATGGACCGCGAAACGCGGGAGCGGATCTTCGAGCCGTTTTTCACAACCAAGGAGCGCGGCAAGGGCACGGGGCTCGGGCTATCCACCGTGTATGGCATCGTGCGGCAGAACGCGGGCGCGATCACGGTTTACAGCGAGCCGGGGATTGGAACGACCTTTCGCATCTATCTGCCCGCCACGGACGCCGGAGCGGAGGCGACGGCGGAATTGACGCCCGTCATCGACGCGCCCGGCCAAGGGACGATTCTGCTGGTCGAGGATGAGGATCTCGTCCGTCGCTTCACCGTGCGCAGTCTGGCGGCCGCGGGGTACGAGGTGATCGAGGCGGCCCAGGCCGACGAGGCCCTCTCGGCGTTTCGCGACGCCGCGGGCAGTGTCGATCTGCTCGTCACGGACGTCGTCATGCCGCGCGTCAGCGGCGCGGAGCTCTGCCGGCGACTGCGCGCGGAGAAACCGGACCTGCCGGTGCTCTTCATCTCCGGGTACACGGCGGACGCCATCGTGCACCACGGGGTGCTCGACGCGGACGTCAACTTCTTGCAAAAACCCTTCACCGCCCGCCAGATCGCGCGGCGCGTGCGGGAGATCCTCGACGTCCGGTCGGCCTCGCCAACAGACTGA
- a CDS encoding cation:proton antiporter has product MFWPTLLEILLLLGLAFVVGACMERLGLSAVVGYLIAGVIAGPWLFAENVVRDLSELGVSLLLFSIGLEFSLARLRSLGKIAFGGGAAQVAATLAVFAVPIAVFRGTGEAVALGAMAALSSTAVVLRTLADRAELDSVRGRASLGILLFQDIAVVPLVLLITIMTEGGGWLDVAKTIGRTVASAAALAGAFWVLFNHVVPLLFRRREVTKNRELVILLAIVSAAGSIWAAHAVGLSPALGAFLAGMLLAESPFATQIRADVGTMRTVFVTLFFTSIGMLADPRWVIDHWTWVLPGLAGVLVGKTLVVFLVCRLFRMDTRDALATGITLAQIGEFSFVLATIANAGGLIDDDLFAFAVSVTMLSLFFGPVMVGAAQGMTDRTLGWIADRRGTSFITPELTRKIELRSVLVVGYGPAGRAVARALVERGERTVVLEQNPASAKIARHDGLAVKVGNAAQPEILEHAGARTAWCVVVTLPDTKTATAVIGAVRALAPDAIIVARARYNLLKRDLVNAGADIIVDEEEEVGERLALTALAQIGKPSA; this is encoded by the coding sequence ATGTTCTGGCCGACGCTGCTCGAAATCCTGCTTCTGCTCGGGCTCGCCTTCGTCGTGGGCGCGTGCATGGAGCGCCTCGGCCTGAGCGCCGTCGTCGGCTACCTCATCGCCGGGGTCATCGCGGGGCCGTGGCTTTTCGCCGAAAACGTCGTCCGGGACCTGTCGGAACTCGGCGTTTCGCTCCTGCTCTTTTCCATCGGCCTCGAGTTTTCGCTCGCCAGACTGCGTTCGCTGGGAAAAATCGCATTCGGCGGCGGCGCCGCGCAGGTCGCGGCCACGCTCGCCGTGTTCGCCGTGCCGATCGCGGTCTTTCGCGGAACGGGCGAGGCGGTGGCGCTCGGTGCGATGGCGGCGCTCAGCTCCACCGCGGTGGTGCTGCGCACGCTGGCGGACCGCGCGGAACTCGACTCGGTGCGCGGGCGCGCGTCGCTGGGCATCCTGCTCTTTCAGGACATCGCCGTCGTCCCCCTCGTGCTGCTCATCACGATCATGACCGAGGGCGGCGGCTGGCTCGACGTGGCGAAGACAATCGGGCGCACGGTGGCGTCGGCCGCCGCGCTCGCGGGAGCATTCTGGGTGCTGTTCAACCACGTCGTTCCGCTGCTCTTTCGGCGGCGCGAGGTGACGAAGAACCGGGAGCTCGTCATCCTGCTCGCCATCGTTTCGGCGGCGGGCTCGATCTGGGCCGCGCACGCCGTGGGGCTGTCGCCGGCGCTCGGCGCATTCCTCGCCGGCATGCTGCTCGCCGAGTCGCCCTTCGCCACGCAGATCCGCGCCGACGTCGGTACCATGCGCACGGTGTTCGTGACGCTTTTTTTCACGTCGATCGGCATGCTCGCAGATCCCCGGTGGGTGATCGACCACTGGACATGGGTGTTGCCGGGGCTCGCGGGCGTGCTCGTCGGCAAAACACTCGTCGTCTTCCTCGTCTGCCGCCTCTTCCGCATGGACACGCGCGACGCGCTGGCCACCGGCATCACCCTCGCGCAGATCGGTGAGTTTTCGTTCGTGCTCGCCACCATCGCCAACGCGGGCGGCCTGATCGACGACGATCTGTTCGCTTTTGCGGTGAGTGTGACGATGCTCTCGCTCTTCTTCGGGCCGGTGATGGTCGGAGCGGCGCAGGGCATGACCGACCGGACGCTCGGCTGGATCGCCGATCGGCGCGGCACGTCGTTCATCACGCCCGAGCTCACGCGCAAGATCGAGCTTCGTTCCGTGCTCGTCGTCGGCTACGGCCCCGCGGGTCGCGCCGTCGCCCGGGCGCTCGTGGAACGCGGCGAACGCACCGTCGTGCTGGAGCAGAACCCGGCCTCGGCCAAGATCGCCCGCCATGACGGGCTCGCAGTGAAGGTGGGCAACGCCGCGCAGCCCGAAATTCTGGAGCACGCGGGCGCGAGAACGGCGTGGTGCGTCGTGGTGACGCTGCCCGACACGAAGACGGCGACGGCGGTGATCGGCGCGGTGCGCGCGCTGGCGCCCGACGCCATCATCGTCGCGCGCGCGCGGTACAACCTGCTCAAGCGCGATCTCGTCAACGCGGGCGCGGATATCATCGTGGACGAGGAAGAGGAGGTCGGCGAACGGCTGGCCCTTACCGCCCTCGCACAGATCGGCAAGCCTTCCGCCTGA